The genome window TGGATGATCTTGTTAAACTGGTCGATCTCGTTTGCGCCAGGGAATAGTGCACACCCAGTGAACAGCTCGACCAAGAGACATCCGCATCCCCAGCAGTCCACTTCGTATTTGTAGTCCGTGCAGCCCAACAACAACTCAGGCGGCCTGTACCAGAGCGTGATGACTCTGTTTGTGTTGGAATTTGTCGTATTGCCAACGAGCTTCTTAGCGAGCCCAAAATCGGTAATCTTTAGGTTGCCCCTGTTGTCAATCAATAGATTCGAGCCCTTGATGTCCCTGTGCACGATCTGTTGCTGGTGCAAGTACTGGAGCCCCACAAACAACTGTTTCATGAGATGCTTAATATTTGCGTGCGAGAACTCGATCGACTTGTCCATCAACATCCCAGCCAAGTCGTTTTCCATGTACTGGAACCCCATCGAGATCGAGTTCTTATCGCACACGATGATCTCGTTGATGAGACTGATGTTCGCGTGGTCAAGCTGCTGGAGAAGCTTGATTTCTCGTATCGATGTGATGGGGAACCCATCTCGTTCCTGTTCCAATCTGAGCCTTTTCAACGCTATGAGTTTGCCCGTGTGCACGTTTTCCGCCTTATACACCTTCCCATACGTACCTTCTCCGACCTGTGCCAACGGCTGGAAGCTAGACTTGATGTTGGTGAACGATATGAGCGATTGTTGCAACGTCTCTGGCTGTTTTGCTGGCACTGCAGCGTCCGTTGATTTCGGTCCCATGGACCTTGGTCCTCTAGGAATTGCGTCATGACCTTCAAATCTGGACCCTCTGGGACCCGGTCTACCACTGTATTTCATCTTGCCTCCACGTTTCCCAACATGTGGACCTGGACTGGCTCTTCTAGGCCCATGGGGCATGCCATTAGACCTGCCATCTCCTCCATTTGCGCTTTGGTTTGGGTTCTGGTTCGCATTCTGACCCGAATTTGGCTGGTAACGCGACTGAACTGCGCCGTGGTATCTCGAACCTGGTCTCCTCTTCTTAAAAACCTTCGGCTGGCTCATACTTGGCGATGCGTATACCCTGTTTTGGCCCTGATATcctctcttgttcttgttcttcttctaacaGTGCATTTTGTTCATACAATTTGTTAAAGCTGTTAAAATTATTTCAGTATTGCAATGAAAAAGCCtttagaaaagaagaagacaagaCAGGACTAGACAAGGGCCCCCCAATTGTCAAgataaataataaataagtTAAAATCGGATCATCTGATACATAACAGTCGTGTAGCGACACTACTGCTAGTGCCACTACACAACCGGtggaatatttgaatcattATAAATAAGAATATGAATGAATTGTGAATGAAGGAATGAATGGTCGGAGGGAGGGAgggaaaaaataaaggtcCTAAGCCCTAGGCCCTCACAAAGTGAGCAAGTAGGAACCTAGCACGGCAGTCAATGCCAAAACAGAGTACCCGGTTCTGTAAACACCCTTCAAAGTCAACTCCTTACCGGCATCCCAGATCAAATGTCTGATACCGTTACCGAAATGGAACGCAAATAGGTACGCACAACCAACCTTGGCAGTGATATCCAACCACGATGGGATCTTCTCGTTGTAGAACTGAACCAAGTTCTCAGTGTTCAAACCTAGACCGAACAAACTCGAAACACCAAACCCAATGGTAATGGCATAGAATGCAAAACCCAAAAGAACACCAGAAACACGGTGTACGGACGACAAATACCATGTCAATTGTGGTTGGTAGATAGTCAAATGTGGAGACACTGGTCTGGCCTTTCTTTGAGCAACAAGTAGCTCGTATTCTTCAGCAGTGGTTGTCTTCTTGGCCATAATGTTGGATTGACCACGAACAAAGTTGGTCATCATCAATCTTGTGTTGACATTCAAAACGCTGGGTCTGACCCCGCTGATAATTCCTGGCTTCAAAACACTCTTGAACATTGTTAATGGCTTGTTGAGTTGCTGCTAGGTTGGCTAAAAACCTTGCAAATGTGTGTTGAACTACCCAAATCCAAATTAATTATCGGTCTTTTGTATGGGTTGGAGTGCTTCCTATTTATATAGTCCGGATTTTGCTGAgtttttttggaattttttttggtccGGAGCGAATTCTCGGAGCAAGTCGGGAGCGGTCACGTGGACGGTGTTTGGTTGGGGTGGGTGGGTGAACGGGTACCTGGCACTATTTTGGTGTCAGGTGACTTGTATTGGGTGACTGGCGCCGCTGCCACTGCCGCATACACTTAAtctattattatgattatgattatgattatgattattactactatacTATTTAATATACTTTGTAAAAAGTCTTATTTTATTAGTGGGCAGGTGCAACGCCCAACCAGCCGGTGATGGAGTCTATGATGGCGCTGATGATTGGGGATTCTGTACGTGCGCTGGCCACGGAAATGTAGTCGCCGGCAGCAGGGTTGGCACGCTTCTTGCCCAAGTCGACGAACGCAACGACAAAGTTGATGATCAAAGCCGCAGAAACGACAAAGGACACCAGCAAGGGCCCCACAGGGGCATCCAAGTGTTTGCCGCTACGGGCCTTGATCACGTTCAAACGCGTCACGTAGGTGTGGTAGGCCCAGAGACCGGTGAACACGGTTAAGCCGAAGTATATGTACGTGAGCCAGTCGGCCAACTTTGCCAAGTTGGCCTTCTTGACCGAGTTCGAGATGGAGAATGTTAGCACGCTGAGCAAAGTGGTGACGCTGAGCCACTTGTTGAACGTACGTTCGTTTGCGAGCCAGACCTTGGCTTCGACCTTGACCGGA of Kluyveromyces marxianus DMKU3-1042 DNA, complete genome, chromosome 3 contains these proteins:
- the CTK1 gene encoding cyclin-dependent serine/threonine protein kinase CTK1 codes for the protein MSQPKVFKKRRPGSRYHGAVQSRYQPNSGQNANQNPNQSANGGDGRSNGMPHGPRRASPGPHVGKRGGKMKYSGRPGPRGSRFEGHDAIPRGPRSMGPKSTDAAVPAKQPETLQQSLISFTNIKSSFQPLAQVGEGTYGKVYKAENVHTGKLIALKRLRLEQERDGFPITSIREIKLLQQLDHANISLINEIIVCDKNSISMGFQYMENDLAGMLMDKSIEFSHANIKHLMKQLFVGLQYLHQQQIVHRDIKGSNLLIDNRGNLKITDFGLAKKLVGNTTNSNTNRVITLWYRPPELLLGCTDYKYEVDCWGCGCLLVELFTGCALFPGANEIDQFNKIIQVMGTPSLDQWPKMVDMPWWFMLVPQLTQNYENVFLDKFSSDGVPHDALELASKLLRYDQDTRFTAHEALSHPYFSNDPKPQPLLLGEDFKGSHEYEVKKLRRKERQKESSVTN
- the SDH3 gene encoding succinate dehydrogenase cytochrome b subunit SDH3, coding for MFKSVLKPGIISGVRPSVLNVNTRLMMTNFVRGQSNIMAKKTTTAEEYELLVAQRKARPVSPHLTIYQPQLTWYLSSVHRVSGVLLGFAFYAITIGFGVSSLFGLGLNTENLVQFYNEKIPSWLDITAKVGCAYLFAFHFGNGIRHLIWDAGKELTLKGVYRTGYSVLALTAVLGSYLLTL